Sequence from the Platichthys flesus chromosome 2, fPlaFle2.1, whole genome shotgun sequence genome:
TGTGTGCTACAGACAGAGGAGCATGGAGGTCTGTGGTTGCAGATGCAGGAAAGTGCCTCGgtctttgtattttgtgttttttctcttttaatcaGCGCCTCTACCTCTGTCACACATCCCTCGCTTTCCGCCCTGTTGCAGTCTCTCTCAGTGTCATATACAGTAGCACAGCAAAAACAACCCTTATGCAATGGATCATCTCATGAAAAGATGtatttctcctccttcctctatAATCTGTGGTCTATGCTCCTCTCTGGTTGCCTCATTAGGTTTAATTGGATAAAACTAAGTCAAATGGAGACGATGAACAGATGATGAACATTTCACTTTAACTTCTGCAGAATGTCTTCTACATGAATGTGTCTGATCCACAACATATCAgagttattattttcttttttcactttagtAAGGGTCTGAAATCTTTCAAGCAACTGACCCAATGATGATTGCGCACAAGATTACATTTTGAGTATTTAAACCATGTAAAACGGACTCTTTTTTAAACCTAGAATTGCACAACTTGTTTCATtgcaagaagaaagaaagatctTTACTGTAGAGCACATATAAAAATCGAAACGTTAAAAAGTAAAGATTTGGAATTTAGCGTCTTTATGGTTGTAAAGAATGACTTGAAGCCTCCTCATTCCATCTCACTTGTTTTTCTActcttcatttcctctctaTCATGAATCATGTGTCCCTGATCGTTAAAGTACCAGACAGACTTGAAGGTCAACATCAACTCGAAGTTTGAGTTTCTTGTATAAGTCAAATGAGGAGTACACCAAATTACAAACAGGCCAAACAAATGCAACCAGATGAATGGAGTACTTGTATTTGATTATCTTCTCTTTAATTGGTCCCAGTTGAGGTTCAGAAATCACATATGCAGATATTttgagtgtgcgtgtgagtgtctAAAgggaaatagataaatatatgtGTATGAGATAATAATGTTCAGAGACAAGAAATATCTGCCCAATAGAAACATTTATAGATCAGTTATTGATCCAGAAACTTGAACGatacatatcttttttttttttgctctgcaAAAAAGCTGGATTGAGAGGTTTGGGACATTTCTGTAAATTCCTCATTAATGCATATTTTGTTTAGTATAATATCTAAACAGACGTTCTGGTCGAGCTATGTTATGTGCTGAGAACATATCTATACCAAACGTAGTAATTGTAATGATTTTGTTGTTCACAGAGCAAAGACACAAGATGCtaaattatttgtaaaacacgggggtggggggggatttgaAATTGAGGTGAGattgattttaatattaaagGCCCGGTGTTTTGGACTTCAGGGTCCTTTTAGAAATGCTGAAAAGAATGAGCACTCTTCCATAGAGGGAGCCATATTGCACTGcaatgtttctacagtagccaaGAGTGGACAAATCAAACCTTGGCTCTGCAGGATCCCTGTAAGGTTTTAATTAGGCCAGTGAAGGTGCCACTAAATCCTCCAAATTGAATCTTTAACAAAACtgaatgtgattgattgattttgattaatTCTACAACTAACACATATTTAATTGAATTCCATTATTGATTCATCATTATTCAACAATTTAATTTTATGTCTTATTATTGCAGCAAACTGTTAAAATCTTTTTTAGAATTACCCAGTGTCAAGACAACATCTTTAAATGTCATGCTCTGAGATGTGAATTGCTGGAACCATAAATTGATTCATCAGTTCAATCGAGTGGACACAGAATCTATATACTGTAAACTAACAGAAACAACCTGAAAACCTTTTGTGTATCGGTATCATgcagacagtttttttttttaccttagtTAAATTACATTTCCAATCGCTATTTTAACTTAACTCAAAAATTAACTTGCAGTGTTTAGGTAGCTGTTGCCATTTCAGATTGTGGATTAAGATCATTGCATTTAGTCTTGGTGTAACTATCCTGCAATAGCCGGCAGGGTTACAGCTGCGGATCACATACAGTCCAGTCACACTAAACTTCCATAGAAATCCTAAGAGTAAGAGGTAGAGTAATAACGTCCAGTTAGATCAGACAATATTCTCTGATTATCCACGGTGAAGCGACGAGGGAGGAGACGGAGCTGTGAAAGTAGCCGCCGTCGTATGCAGCTGTTATTTCAAACCACTTTTCTGAATTGTTCATATTTAAAGGCAACAAAAGTCCTTTCTGCACACCCATCGGTGCACAGCTCTGCTTTCCTGAAACTGCTCTCGCTTTTAAAAGACTGTGACAAAGGCGAGGTGCTTTACAAAGAAATGATGGCTCCATTATTGAGGGGGTTGCGTGAAAAGATGAGAGTGGAGATGAAAGTGAATGACTGATATGCGAGTAAGAAGAACCACAGGAAGCGAGAACTGCAGCTCCTGTGTTTTACTGTTACTGCACACACATTAAATTGACTCATTacactgcacacagacacacacaaaacaaagtgctCACTTTGTTTTTGCTCATACAATTCAACAGTGGTTTATAATATGACAAGTTGTCTTATTTCTCTAATGTGCTTCACTGAATCATCTGTCAGTTCCCTCTCCTTTCTTTTACTTTGGAAAACGAGCATCTCTCCTCACTTTGTCCTCATCACCTGACAGACGTCAACATCCTGCAGAGCTGTTCCGGGTTACTCATGAGAACTGCGGATGCTTCATATACTACCTTTCTTCCTAATGAGACCAAACTTCATCACAGACAGTGGACGGTTGTttcaatattataaataaagacgGATGAAGGAGGAAAATGTAGTTTCTTGTGCAGCCTCATAGCTATAGTCATGATGAATGCAGCGTCACCTCAGTCCAGTCACTGTTGGCCATCAGTGTTCTTGTCAACGGATGCACAGATTGGACCAAAACAAAGTCCAAACTAAATCTCAAAACAGTAAGACAGTGAGCGAATGGGAGatctgtttccatggcaactaTGCATCAAGCCCTGCATGGcttctcagtgtgtgtcagtgggtttTTCCCACGCAATTGATTTTAGATACCAGAACAAATGACAGTCAATACTTTGTGCTCATTATCCAATGTTGttgatatttctttaaaaaaaaatgaatacaagcCACAGTGGGTCATGCAGTTGTAATGCATCAAACAaaagatgtgtgtgagtgtgtgtatggttaataaagacatttcaaaaCCACTATATACCACAATATAGGTTATGCAAGTGCAGTTAGCATCctgtaaaaaacacatgcatagtGGTAATCGGATGAAAATATTAGGGCAAAATTCAGTGATATAAAGCAATTTAATAATCTTGTAAAAGCCATTATTTGTTAAAATAGGTTATACCTACCTAGTTTTGTAATCATCTTGTAACATGAATACTGAGCAGTATGTCACTCCGTGTAAATACTGATGTAACCcttgtttgtgattgtgtgtgtgtgcagaggcagATAATACAAAGACCcttggtttttatttatatatagtgtaagtgaatgttttatttatttgacatacATATTAACCATATCTAATCTCCTGTAGACTAAAGGTAGAACTGCCAGATAACCGTATATCTCTTCATATCATTTACTATCATATATCATTTCCTCTCGTATCCTCTGtactttatttctttctgtATTCTTTTTCTAATCGGTGTTGAGAAGCTTGTACTTCTTGTACTAAAATGGCACTTAATAGAGCctatacctctgccaaggcccagcatACCCCTTTAATTCaatgaatctgcaccaaattgcctAAATTCAGATCTAAAAATGACTAATTTTTCattccatttatttttcattgggAAATCAGAAATATTGTCAAAGAATGCTCTATCTCACAATCTATAGTGAAAAAGAAGGTCTTAGATTCAATTCCTAATCTGCATCAAAATTGTATGGGTTCCCCCCTGACCCATATTTCATctttccaccaggttttgtattattttgtgaaGTAGTTTTGGCTATATCTTGCGaactgaaaaactaaaaacgtaaacatttagtttgaaaacattgAATTAAAAGGCAGGTTATAGTCTTTCGTTTTTTAATCtgagtttttttctcctcttctctccaacAGAACAGTAAGCTGCCACGCTGTGAGCTGTGAGTCCTGCACCTGGGCCAGGATGTGAGATCGATGGTGTGACAACAAAGGCCGTTATTGAGCTACAGCCATCGTGCATCCTCTGATCACCacaacacataaaaacattatttgtgtAGTAAAGGAAAGAGACATTATGTCTATGTGCTGTTGATAATTGAATCCCTCTTGGCTTCCACTTAATGATTGATGACACTGCACCTCATCTTTTACAGTTTGCAGACACAACTTAAAGAACCCTGGTCCAAATGATTAATCTCAGCTCCTCATAACAAACTCATACGTCTAAATCAGCTTCTGTGTAACTGTGGGGATTATGAGGCCAACTTTAGAGCTTCTACAGTCccagtgtctcctgtgtgtgtttgttggcgTGTGTGTGCCCACTGTTGTGGGCTCACTACCTCACACGCTGCCATGGCACGTCTCATGCCCGgtgcggtgtgtgtgtcagatcaAGCCGTGGTTCTCCCCTGATTCGGTCTACCATGAAGCTCCCACTGTGGACTGCAACGACCTGCTGTTGACCACGCTCCCCTTGCCTATACCCCCGAACACGCACACCCTGCGCCTGCAGAGCAACCTGCTCTCTGAGCTTGACACTGAGGTGTTGCACAGGCTCCCCAACCTCACCGACCTTGACCTTTCCCAGAATCGCTTCAGTCGTGTCAGGCCAATAACTCAGGGCTCTTCCCTGCCCTCTCTGCTGTCTCTTCATCTGGATGAAAACCATCTCAGTCACCTCCCTGAGTCCTCTTTCTCCTCACTGCCAGCTCTGCAAGAACTCTTTCTCAGCCACAACAACTTGCATTCAATCGCCCCTGGAGCCTTCATTGGTCTGGACTCTCTACTGCGTCTTCAtatcaacaacaacagactCGCCACCATCAACCCTTTGTGGTTCAGGGCTTTGCCCAGCTTGGAAGTTCTCATGCTTGGGGGAAACCCAGTGGCGGCTCTTCCTGAAAAAGGCTTCCTGGCTCTAAAATCCCTCAGGAGTCTTGTGCTTGGGGGGATGGGTCTGAGAGGCCTGGCTGAGGAAGCGTTGGACGGGCTGGACGGCTTGGAGAGCCTCTCCTTCTATGATAACCTGTTGACCAAGGTCCCCACCAAGGCGCTGAGGAGAGTGCCCGGACTGAAGTTCCTCGACCTCAACAAGAACCGAATCAAACTGATCGAGACAGGAGATTTCCGAGATATGGTCCACCTGAAGGAGCTCGGCCTGAACAACATGGACGATCTTGTTTCTATTGAGGAAGCCGCTCTGGAGAATCTTCCTGAGCTCACCAAGCTGGAGATCACCAACAACCCTCGTCTGTCCTACATTCACCCAAAGGCTTTCCTCCAGCTAAGCAGGTTGGAGAGTCTCATGCTCAACTCCAACTCTCTCAGCGCTCTGCACCAGCACATCATGGTCTCTCTGCCCAGTCTGCAGGAAGTCAGCCTCCACTCCAACCCACTACGATGTGACTGCTTGTTTCACTGGGCGGCCTtgcagaaagacacacaaacggATACAGTGGCAGCTCGCATGGTGCGTTTCATCCAACCACAGGCCACCTTGTGCTCTGAACCACCAGAGCTCAGAGCTCGCAGAGTGAGAGAGGTGTCTTCTAGGGAGATGTCAGCCTTCTGCCTCCCTATCATCCCTGCCAGCTCCCTCCCATCCTATATGGGAGTAAGAGAGGGAGGCAAACTGGTTTTGCACTGCAGAGGTCTTGCTGATCCACAGCCTGATATGTACTGGGTGACTCCCTCTGGGCTGAGACTTAGTCCTACACCCAGACTCGCAACCAAAGGTTTACAAACTCCGGCTCCCTGCCCCAGGCTGACACCCTCTGAGGGACTCAACCACACATCCTCCTCAAGCCATGCTAGAAATGATACTGCCTGTAACCCCTCCAAACACTACCGGCTACTTCCTGAGGGAACGCTGGAGATCAACAAGGTCACTCCCAGCGAGGCCGGATTATATACCTGTGTTGCTGAGAATGTGCTAGGAGCAGATACACGCAGCGTAACTGTGGGTGTGCACAgcagaaaaaagaacagaaaagggGCCAAGTCCGCTAATCTGAAGGGATTTCCATTATTCAGAGTGGATGCGGGGTTGGAAGTGAGGGAGGTCGAACAACATTATGCTGTGTTGTCCTGGCTGAGTAGGCGCAACCTCCCTTCCACTCGCCTTTCCTGGCAAGCCATATACTCAAACGCCCACACTCCTATATACACTACACGCATCTTGGCTGGCACGCAGAGTTTCAACCTGACCCACCTGCAGGCACAGACCTTTTATCGCGTGTGCCTCCATTTAGGGACTGTCCACGATGTCAAGCATGCCAACAGGAGGTTGAGCGAGAGTGGTAATTCTCAGTGTGCCTCATTCAAGACGAAGGATATCCCAGAGCCCAAGCCCAGCCTGCAGCTCAGCCCGGAGCTGACTTCCACTGCAGTCACACTTCTGCTGCTCACGCTCATATTGCTGCTGCTTGCAGGTCAGAGCTGGGACACTCTGCCCAAGGAGGGGGCTCAAGAGATCCACAATACTCTTCTGCTGGAAATCAAAAGTCCCAAGGCTCTGATCATCAATCATAACACACAAGAGAGCAACGGACATCAGGCCAAGCAGAGTGAGAAACTGCTTTTACATGAGGATTGCTGAGATCATGTAAATTGGAACATGACATGAGTAAAACACGgacaaaaacactgacacacacgcagacaggcAAGCTATCAATGTAAATAACAGGTAGAAGAAAGGAGTCAGAGATCAGAGAAATGCAGACagagatttgtatttattttatataaagtatatattgaCATTGTTTCTGTGTTATGTAAAGAAGGCCTAAACCCTTACTGGGGAAATAAAACGGGACAATCACACTCCTGCGGTGAACACAGGCGAAACAAATGAGTCTGGGCAGCTGATGATCACTGGACTGAAACGGAAGAAATCCAACCAAGGACAGATCTTTTACAGAGAAGAGCTGCTCAGACCTCCAGGGTGTTCTTAATGATTCCTGTGTACATGTTCTGCAGACTGAACCAAGCAGACAAAACTCTGCCTTCGGAAATGACACTGAGTGAAATTCCTGCTCGTTCTGGCCTTTGTAAATCAACGTGATTGATGTCAACAACCCTTTTGCTTCGCTTGTTCATatatgtatacagtatatatactcATCCAGAATAGCAGCCTAACATCCGAGCATAAACGTGATCCAGAATTGATTGTGTTATAGTCTATTTTCAGCTATTAAACaataaatgaacaataaaatCTTTTTAATATATAGTCTTACTGTTTCATATCTACTCCTTACCACAATCTGAGTTGAGATTTcactaaaaactaaaatggcaCTCAGTACAACGCATAAGTCCAAATGTTGACAAATTTGGACTTCTATATTTAAGAAAAGTGGGAAACCAATTTCACTTCCTAATCTGGATCTGCAGCTAAACCTTATGAGTTCCTATGGCTTTTGATGTTTTTacaacagacaggggtgaaaacataacctccttggctgagaATATGATCATTAACCAGCTGTTGATCACATCAGTGAACTGCACTAAACATAAAGCGAGGGATGACGGACATTAACTCCCATCATACAAATTGCATTATACTGATCATCTGCAGCAACAGCTCCTTCTTATCTGTATGCAGCTGATGTTGCTCCACTGTAGAAATATGTCCAATAAAAGCTCAGGATCCCCGACTCCTACTCATTAAACACAAGAGAAAGTGTGTCCCCCTGCTGGATAAGACCAGGAACTGAACAGACGCTGCAGTCAAGACAAAGCCAAggttcacattttttaaatcttaatattATACTCACATGTTTTTAACAATTGTATAACAAATATAATCCTAGTACAGAGATGAATTCAGATCAGCCACATGTAATATTTCCTTTTTGTGCATTTACAGAGCTGAGTTGTAACACTGAGGAGAAATAGCCagtaaataatttattaaattaaaacgATTTTGTACCTGATGTACATCAGGTACTTATACTTGAATTTTTTCATGTAAGCTTCTTTTTACCTTGAATCCACTATATTTCAGAGGgacattttataataaattgTAGGTAAAATTACTTCCAATGAAAAAAATTAAGGTTTTACATAGTAAAATCTAAGTTGAGTTTATAATATGGGATTCGGGTTAGAGTAAAACTTCTTATATCAAAATGAATACCAAATCAGTTAGTTAAtccaatgatttatttatttaatgtaatgaCAGGGACCAGTCTGCCTTTACAATGACTGCTTTTATTGTGATGCTTTTGGCCATAAACTACCATGGCCTTTAAGTGCAAATCACAAATGCATAAACCTCAAACGGGAAAAGTAGGTACCTACAGTCGACAATGGTCATCGCTGATTGGATGAAGGAGCTGTATGTCTGTTAAACAGGAAGGACATGCtgacagaaaatgttttgttttgatatttatcatttgtggtgttttgtgatttgacattgtattttgcacttcagggttagggttaactcTATTAATATcttttgaaatactttatacttGTGATGAAATACTTCTACATCTATTTTTACTTAATCCAAAGATCTAAACACTTCTTACAACACTGGTTCAGGTTCAGTTATTTGCCTTGAAAAAAGCAAATACTGAATTATCATCTAAATTTACTCTTCAGTTCTATTTATGAACAACCCTTCAATCACAGACTGAGCCTTTAATTTAAAAGGTGCATATAACAAAGTACCTGCTAATAAAAATGAACTTTCACCACTAGTTAGACTTTGTATTTATTCACACAAAACATAATACATCTCTTTCAATAAGGCAACACAatactgtatatacatacaATTATCCATATGTATACAATATTTGATGTTGTTATTTCCCAACTAACAACAAGTCATTCTGAACTGTCACTAGCaagtgtaaataaatattttagcGAGTCATGTAAAAGAGTACAAGATGCGAAAACTTCAAGTTGTACTGTCACGTCCGATGCAACAACTCTTTCCACACTGGAAACTTTGCTGAGTTTTCTGGATATATTTTAGCTgcgtttttatttttattttcagagaGCAGATAAAAGGTTGACTGACCTGCTGGAATATAAAGCAAACTTTTTAAGCAGTCGAAAAaacgaaaagaaaacaatttgaaataaacaaatcaaacaaatatgCCTTTTCAATAACAGTAACTTCCATTTGTAATCTTTACATTAACACTGACATCATCATTAGGTGCTGGAGTGGGCGTCGTCCCTAAATGATATGAGGTGATTGTGGTTTGAAAATGTGAGTGATACGAAAACAATttgacacaaaaaataaattccagTGTGAAATGTTCTTCCACAGTGACGTGCGTGCTGGATGGTTCGTACATGCTGATGCAAAGTGTCATGTTAGCTCAATACCCCTCCTCTTCACAGCTGATTAGATTGTACAATCACTTACAAAAATATACTTCTATTCTGCATTAACAGATGACAGCAGTGTTTAGTACCACAGTAAGTCGACAGGACATTGAGTGACTTGAATGAAATACGAAGGGAGTTTAGAACCAATGAAactgggaataaaaaaaaaagatatcaaGCTTTAAAACTCTAATCGAGACCACTGTATACAAAGTACAAGACTCTGACTGCTCATATGAGCCATACTAAATGTTCCTGATGCCCACGGCTCGTCCCTCTGTGGCTTTTGACCAGCTTCCATTCATTTGAGGGCAGTAAATCTGGCACATCGACTAAAAGAGGCCAACAGAACTGCTGCTTAGTCCCTTTGAATTCAGCTCTGCCTGCGCACAGTGCGATAAAAAGTCTAAATTTGAGCTTAGAGAAGGCTGATTAATTCAAACACCAGAGGCGTCAAACACTCTTGGAATGTGAAAGTAAGTTTGCTTCAAACAAAACCACTGTACAGCTGAATAATACCATGTAACTCTCTGTATTATATTTCCCCATATAACACTTTAGCAAGCGTATAAACAACTAATAAATGGTTTACAGCACACTATCATGTAGTTGTAGCACATATAAATCAAACAGTACATGAATGTTTGATATCTCATCTTTATGTAACTAAATCTTTAGTTTAATTCCTGCTGTTTATATGCGAAACACTTAATGAatgcatatacatatatatatataccaataaataacaaatgttgAAAACTGATATATACTGTGTTATCAAATGTTcattatttgttaatgttaatacaCCTGtgttaatatatgtatattaataaatgtttcaaaagaaaagttaaagttGTTACTAAAAACATTTATGAATGCTTAATATTCTCCTGCTATTGGCTACGACTGCGTTAtattgtgtgattttgtgttttacagtaaACCATTCATATACTACTTATTAATGCTGATATGCAAAATATGTTGATAAGGCAATGCAGTGACTATGATTGGAAAAGAAAGGTTTGTATGTGTTGGATGTCAGAGGTTTAATCCTGACTTGTATCAGTTTTGTTACAATCTATCcactcacatacaaacaaatacaaaacatacacactTTTGATAAGCAGGCGCATCTTCATAACTCGTCACCTACTTGGATAGTTTCATTTCAGTGGGATATATTGACATGTTATTGAAAATGGCTACGAAAAGGTTACTCAATACTCTGAGCAGAAAAGTGAGTGAAACAAAGTGAGGCAGCATGAATGAGTAAACAGACACTAGAACAGTTACTGTATTTAGTTTAAAGTGAATATGTATTAGTCAGTTAAATGATCAGTTGATCAGCAGACAATTAAA
This genomic interval carries:
- the LOC133964570 gene encoding leucine-rich repeat neuronal protein 2-like → MRPTLELLQSQCLLCVFVGVCVPTVVGSLPHTLPWHVSCPVRCVCQIKPWFSPDSVYHEAPTVDCNDLLLTTLPLPIPPNTHTLRLQSNLLSELDTEVLHRLPNLTDLDLSQNRFSRVRPITQGSSLPSLLSLHLDENHLSHLPESSFSSLPALQELFLSHNNLHSIAPGAFIGLDSLLRLHINNNRLATINPLWFRALPSLEVLMLGGNPVAALPEKGFLALKSLRSLVLGGMGLRGLAEEALDGLDGLESLSFYDNLLTKVPTKALRRVPGLKFLDLNKNRIKLIETGDFRDMVHLKELGLNNMDDLVSIEEAALENLPELTKLEITNNPRLSYIHPKAFLQLSRLESLMLNSNSLSALHQHIMVSLPSLQEVSLHSNPLRCDCLFHWAALQKDTQTDTVAARMVRFIQPQATLCSEPPELRARRVREVSSREMSAFCLPIIPASSLPSYMGVREGGKLVLHCRGLADPQPDMYWVTPSGLRLSPTPRLATKGLQTPAPCPRLTPSEGLNHTSSSSHARNDTACNPSKHYRLLPEGTLEINKVTPSEAGLYTCVAENVLGADTRSVTVGVHSRKKNRKGAKSANLKGFPLFRVDAGLEVREVEQHYAVLSWLSRRNLPSTRLSWQAIYSNAHTPIYTTRILAGTQSFNLTHLQAQTFYRVCLHLGTVHDVKHANRRLSESGNSQCASFKTKDIPEPKPSLQLSPELTSTAVTLLLLTLILLLLAGQSWDTLPKEGAQEIHNTLLLEIKSPKALIINHNTQESNGHQAKQSEKLLLHEDC